TCAGTGTAAGAAACTGTCAGCCAAAATGAAACTTTCTGAGCTGCCTAGCTTTCAAATGCTTCAGCACCATATGTTACTGATATTTAGTGTAAGAATAAAGGTAGAAGACttgactttattttaaaatatccagatTTTGTTGTACCATTAAACTTTCCCCCcatttttctgtaaagatttgatAAGCAGGAAGAGGTGTACTTCCTGAAAGAAAAAGGTAAGATGAAGCCTTACTAGTTATATAATAATCTGCTTCATATTCTTTTGTTTTGAACACTTGATGAATGCTACTCCCCAGAGATCTGTACATTCGAATACAGGTCTCCTGAGATTCAGTCTCAAACTGTAACAAATACTCTTACTATCCCTTTTAACCTCAAGGTTTCATCCATAGTACTGTAGGGTAATCACTGAGCTGTGACAGTCACATTTAAACTCTCATAAAACAGATTGTAGCTTTCAGTTTGCATAATTTGGTTTGACAGCCTCTCAAACCAAGGTGGTAGTagtagctttgtttgatttttgacTGTGTCAAACTAGTTTTTAATTCAGTAccatgcgttttttttttttttgaacagctCCTGAGTTTGATCCTTAAAGGTTTTTAAAATAGATGTTTATGTAAAATATAGCAATATCTTATACAGTTACTATTCCTGGAGTTCTTTCTAACTGGAACCTTTGGTAATTCTTGAACTATTTACAGAACCATTATAATTTGAGGTAGATTAGATATTCTCTCACTACCTTCTTCCTTATTTATACTTCTGCCTAATAGAGCTAGGAGTCTTAGGAGGGTTCCAGAGGGATACCCAAGTCAGTGACTCCATAGGTATTCTTATATTTAACCAGTGTGGCAGAGTACTCAAGTAAAGATTTTAGTGGTGGGTCTTTAAATGCTTTAGTTAATTAAATTCATCTTACTTTGTTTTTAGTTTATCTTTCTGTCGTTGATACTCTAAATCATTGTACTTAGACGTAAATATCATTGGTCTCTGGTGCCTTAAAGTTAgcaatttcttcttccttttccttgtcACTCCTATTTTAAAGACTTAAGCCCTATGTGTGTATCTCCACTCATTTTTCTGGTAATGGTATTTTACCCTTTATTTATAACAGTGAAGACAAAGTTGGGTATTAACAAGTTGTGTTGTTTTTACTTCAGAGATTTGAATGCCAGTCGTTTATATACATTTAGTTATGTTGGGGAATATTATACAGATACAACTTACTAACCAAACAGGTTATATATGAAGTAATCTGTTGATGTTGTTTATAAGAGCTCTTTATAATATCTTCAACTTCCTGGAGTACCAAATATGAAAGAGATTGCGATATTACTTGCAAATATTGATCTTTCCTCATCTTCTATTAGGAAAGGTATTATTTCCATAATTTTAACTGTTCCAGTTTTCAGCTTTTTGGCTTTTCTGCTCCAAGCCTCTTGGTTggtctaggttatccagtttttAATCATAAGGCATAAAAcatgctttgttttttgttggtAGGAAGAACAGGGAATGATTACAAAAACAGTTTTATCTTTAGCCAAGAATTTGTTCTGATTTAAATTTTCCTAATAActtcttaggaaaccctggtggtgtagttgttaagaactgcagctgctaatcaaaaggtcggcagttcgaatccaccagatgctccttggaaactatgggggcagttctactctgtcctgtagggtcactatgagtcagaattgactcgatggcaacgggttttaataACTCCTTAAGCCTGGTAgtatttttagcaagcaaggaaAAGGATTGGCCTTaaagagactagaaagaaagaattAAGATTTAAATAGATAAATGGACAATTTAACTTATTTTCTTAATATGTCTCAGTATTTCTATAGTTTATTATCTAAGTGCTTTCTTGTTACTCATTACCTTATCTGACTCTTGCAACTTTGGACAGGAATGCAAGTGTAGTTATATCCTCCTATTTGcataaaattaaataacataaaaGGATTAAGTGGAAGAGCAAGACTTAAAACAGGTCTCTTGACTTGTAGTTGGGTCATCCTTTTGCCTAATAATGTTTTCAGACTTGTTATTAGGGATTATTTATTCCAGTTGTCAGTATGTTTATAAACCAAGTGAGATTCTTTTTCGCTATAAACaggacattaaaaacaaaacccattgccatagagtcagtaatgactcctagcgaccctataggacaggttagaactgccccatagggtttccaaggctgtaaatctttaagaaagcagactgccacatccttctcctgcaagGCTGCCGgagggttcaaatcactgacctttcagttagcccagtgcttaaccattgcaccaccaggctcagGGACCTTTTATAAGACCTTTGCTGAAGAGACTAGGACCAATTTTAGTGGCTCAAAGTAACTTTCTCCTTAGCTTCTTAATCCATAAAAAAATTGGTTGGCAGAAGGTGAGTACTGGCGATGGGTAATCTAGGAAGGAGAGAGAGCGCCTCAGCAGTATCTGTCCTTTGCCTTTAATTCCTAATAGACAGGCTGCTTGCTATATGTGGGTTCAGGTCCCAGTGAGGGACAAACCAATTATAGGGACAATTTTATATGCAGAAAGTCAGAAGAATTTGGACTGACTGACATTCCATTGGATTTTCACATGGTTTCTTAGTCTTCACATGTCTGCCTTGTAGCAGGAGTTAACTGTTTTGGGTTGTTCAAATTCCAGTGACAACTTCccttactttgcccagatcctaGTATGACTGTTGAGTGCTAAGTtaggttccttagaagcaaaaactCTGGCTTTTTGAGCTCTGTGCTGTACCTAGTGATGCCATCTTAGAAATGAAATAAGTGCCATTTTTTGCAGTTTGAAGAGAAAATTTCTCTGTTAAACAAGTTTATAATTTACTGAGGTTATCCCTAGAGTTTGTAATCAATCTTGGGTTTTCAGCTAATGTTTTCTTTAGTTGTTGAGGGGCCAGTAATTCTGAAGACTGACACACAAGAGCTCTTAGGAATTTTATTTCATTGCAAAAATCACTGCTTTTACTAAAAATACGAATTTGAGTATTGCCTACCTTGACTTTACCAGTCTCCCCTCTACTAGCATTATAAAAGGAGTATGTTGTATGTTGTAGTGTTGGGGTAATGATAATGATATAACACATCAAAGAGTGAATCTTTTGGTTCTGCTTTTACCCTTTGAGGTAAAGAAATGCTCATTTAAAAATCGAACTTTGGACTTGTCAAGAAGTTTGTTTCCCTGACAAGAGTTTTCAAGATGCGTTAGCAACCAAGTACTTAATTTCATTGAGCTACCTTATCAGTGTTCTAGACCGTTCtagtcatttttttccttctttagatTCATACTTGATTTAGAGTTCTCATTCTGCCCAGGACTCATTATTAAATTGCTCGTAAATAAACTGAGATTATATGGGGAGCAATATGTTAGTATGGTACAGGTACAGTGTGTATACTGCTTCATGAtgattttgttattctttttcagtgTTCCATTGGCAAGCTACAATAATGGGGCCAGTAAGTATTCAGATGAATTTCAGAATAAATGGTTTCAATAATTCGCCTATTTTAATTCCACTTTTTTTGTCATCAACAGAATGACAGTCCCTATCAGGGTGGAGTATTTTTCTTGACAATTCATTTCCCGACAGATTACCCTTTTAAACCACCTAAGGTAATTGAGATGTGGTGATTGCTTTTTATGTGCTTTTTATGATACTAATAAACCAGCTTACAaaaagtatttcttttttctatagGTTGCATTTACAACAAGAATTTACCATCCAAATATTAACAGTAATGGCAGCATTTGTCTTGATATTCTACGGTCACAGTGGTCTCCAGCACTAACTATTTCAAAAGGTAACAGAATGGGTATTTGATACCAAGATGAagcaacattttttgtttttttgtctttttaaggttattcattttttaaaagattactcATACCTTTTAAGAGGAGGTAACAATCCTCCTTCATTCTGAATAGACCTTGAGACAACTGAAGAGAGTTGAACTTTCAAGCATAGATATTCTTTGATGTGATGACTACAGTGTCCATTGTGCTATTCAAGCTTAGGTTGGAAGGTGGCTACTTGACATGAATGTTTTTAGAGCATGGTTTGAATAGAAGACATTATGTCTCTTCCACCCTTGAGATCCATGAATGGAAAGAATAGACATAGTTCTAGAATAGGAAATGGCCCTTTTAGAGGAAAGCTTGTGCTATATAAACAGATattaggtaattaaaaaacaaaatataggTGAATTTGTATACAAACCGTTAAAGAATTCACCCACTTTTGAATCTGTTCCTGTTTCCATCAGGAGCAGACTTATCCTTTAAGGTGGTCAGattaatataaatttttatttgagCA
Above is a window of Loxodonta africana isolate mLoxAfr1 chromosome 2, mLoxAfr1.hap2, whole genome shotgun sequence DNA encoding:
- the UBE2D2 gene encoding ubiquitin-conjugating enzyme E2 D2 isoform X1; translation: MGPNDSPYQGGVFFLTIHFPTDYPFKPPKVAFTTRIYHPNINSNGSICLDILRSQWSPALTISKVLLSICSLLCDPNPDDPLVPEIARIYKTDREKYNRIAREWTQKYAM